A region from the Thermodesulfovibrionales bacterium genome encodes:
- a CDS encoding S49 family peptidase, translating into FTGRQAVEVKLVDELGSFEDAVTVAAKLAGIKGEPTVVEKKEKTSLIDFLRGGLPKELSDLFPTVKIKYLFSP; encoded by the coding sequence TTTACCGGCAGGCAGGCGGTCGAGGTGAAGCTCGTAGATGAATTGGGAAGCTTTGAGGATGCGGTAACCGTCGCGGCCAAACTCGCAGGGATCAAGGGAGAACCGACGGTGGTGGAAAAGAAGGAAAAGACTTCCCTGATTGACTTTCTGAGAGGCGGACTGCCGAAGGAATTGTCCGATTTGTTTCCGACGGTGAAGATAAAATATCTGTTTTC